In Arachis stenosperma cultivar V10309 chromosome 1, arast.V10309.gnm1.PFL2, whole genome shotgun sequence, one DNA window encodes the following:
- the LOC130983156 gene encoding D-aminoacyl-tRNA deacylase, which yields MLLRTIGFCWTTAAAASVPLFITSSYLNRVLPPFSSIPLSNSKPLLFPSPSSSSSSSSSNSIQVKHHHHSAMVTLLVATTSDPASINPANALLAMPAWQPGPHFQDDMKSFCNEGVRVLLHGKSIVVEDDLDKRWEEKTGEVVDEVIFFSKHTAVSNKPALTLHPIGVPHLRQGDVPPQGGKPGWAALPNPRIGPWLRLLKKLAQAHNLVPEFEITLEATHHGPFTNKPTMFLEIGSTEDYWKRQDAAQVMAQLVWEGLGLGGGTDVGNWSRENDKKKVLLGIGGGHYAPRHMDVVLKDDVWVGHLLSGYSIPMEDPNQAKGEANAEIGGTWRQSILAAYEATRVAFPGGEILAHLDHKSFKSWQKNAITAFLTEQNIKIGKPTNFY from the exons ATGCTACTTCGTACGATTGGTTTTTGTTGGACAACAGCTGCAGCCGCCAGTGTTCCACTTTTCATTACTAGCAGTTACCTTAACCGTGTGCTACCACCTTTTTCTTCAATACCGCTTTCAAATTCCAAACCATTATTATTCCcttccccttcttcttcttcttcttcttcttcatcaaattCAATTCAAGTGAAGCACCACCACCACTCAGCAATGGTGACTCTTCTTGTTGCTACAACCTCCGACCCTGCTTCCATCAACCCTGCCAATGCCCTCTTGGCCATGCCAGCTTGGCAACCAGGTCCCCATTTCCAG GATGATATGAAGAGTTTCTGTAATGAAGGGGTGAGGGTTTTGCTTCATGGGAAGAGCATAGTGGTGGAGGATGACTTGGACAAGAGGTGGGAAGAGAAGACTGGTGAGGTTGTTGATGAGGTCATCTTCTTCAGCAAGCACACTGCTGTTTCTAACAAACCTGCCCTCACTCTTCATCCCATTG GAGTTCCTCATTTGCGCCAGGGTGATGTTCCACCCCAGGGTGGGAAACCGGGATGGGCTGCACTGCCGAATCCTCGGATAGGTCCTTGGCTTCGACTTTTGAAGAAATTGGCTCAAGCTCATAATCTGGTCCCTGAATTTGAG ATTACTTTGGAGGCCACTCATCACGGGCCATTCACGAATAAGCCAACAATGTTTCTTGAGATTG GTAGTACCGAAGACTATTGGAAAAGACAGGATGCTGCTCAAGTAATGGCTCAG TTAGTATGGGAAGGACTTGGACTCGGAGGAGGGACAGATGTCGGAAACTGGAGCAG GGAGAATGATAAGAAGAAAGTCCTTCTTGGGATAGGTGGCGGACACTATGCGCCTCGGCATATGGATGTAGTATT GAAAGACGATGTTTGGGTGGGTCACCTCCTTTCCGGATATTCAATTCCGATGGAAGATCCGAACCAAGCGAAAGGAGAAGCAAATGCGGAGATTGGTGGAACTTGGAGACAGTCTATATTAGCTGCATATGAGGCCACTAGAGTTGCTTTCCCGGGTGGCGAAATTCTTGCACATCTCGACCACAA GAGTTTCAAGAGCTGGCAGAAGAATGCTATAACAGCATTCCTTACTGAACAGAACATAAAAATTGGAAAGCCAACTAATTTTTACTGA
- the LOC130981745 gene encoding uncharacterized protein LOC130981745 — protein MSEASKSLGGHERVGPDYFGYYSSEVVNLLSQDEDVLSVATDASEVPQNKCGEGENNAVGTNGNCSGELFSDGIGAGLSDLKKDRLRSLLRQSVTTLSSEVDEVVDPVFAIHQLQSKQRSKKQTLDHTAVASNNAQHIPCKKSKILSPPSSASLHEQFSDVNPTCSAEVNDDLQFLLENDSVEVQEMVKNCANELNGTLEYMEKQLEVLLDAVTSKCRPMTLGERQQLQRMIQKLPAKNLDRIAEIICRSRPTEQPNCDKIFVDLEKEDNATLWRLYYYVEAVEKAKTLSCTQEV, from the exons ATGTCGGAAGCGTCGAAAAGTTTGGGTGGCCATGAAAGAGTAGGACCTGATTACTTTGGTTATTATTCTTCTGAAGTTGTTAATTTGTTGTCACAAGATGAGGATGTTTTGTCTGTTGCTACCGATGCGTCCGAGGTGCCTCAAAATAAGTGTGGAGAAGGAGAGAACAATGCAGTTGGTACCAATGGCAATTGTTCCGGGGAATTGTTCAGTGACGGCATTGGAGCTGGACTTTCAGACCTGAAAAAGGACAGATTACGATCACTGCTCAGACAGAGTGTCACTACTCTTTCGTCCGAAGTTGATGAG GTGGTAGACCCTGTTTTTGCTATACATCAATTgcaatctaaacaaagaagtaAAAAACAGACGCTGGATCATACAGCTGTTGCATCAAACAATGCTCAGCATATTCCTTGTAAAAAGTCAAAGATCTTATCACCACCCTCTTCAGCTAGCCTCCATGAACAATTTAGTGATGTCAATCCCACATGCAGTGCAGAG GTGAATGATGATCTCCAGTTTCTATTAGAGAATGACAGTGTGGAGGTTCAGGAGATGGTGAAGAACTGTGCAAATGAACTGAATGGAACA TTGGAATACATGGAAAAACAACTGGAGGTACTACTTGATGCTGTAACGTCGAAGTGCAG GCCCATGACCCTTGGTGAGAGGCAACAGCTTCAGAGAATGATTCAGAAACTACCAGCAAAAAATCTTGACCGAATCGCTGAGATAATTTGTCGAAGTAGGCCTACAGAACAACCAAATTGTGATAAAATCTTTGTTGATCTGGAAAAAGAG GATAATGCTACACTTTGGAGACTGTATTATTATGTTGAAGCTGTTGAGAAAGCCAAAACACTCTCTTGCACTCAAGAGGTTTAG
- the LOC130961715 gene encoding phosphatidylinositol 4-kinase gamma 5-like: MSSKLDSPIQTQMAVAVMRSPLSTEYRGGNKSIEGEKQPAGRRRVFVQTDTGCVLSMELDRGDNAHTVKRRLQVALNVPTEQSSLTFGDLVLKNDLSAVRKDSPLLLTRNLIHRSSSTPCLSPTGRDMQQRDKSGIIEILGQSNHLNRMKDMVKDIVKAIKMGADPIPVHSGLGGAYYFLNSRGENAAIVKPTDEEPFAPNNPKGFVGKALGQPGLKRSVRVGETGFREVAAYLLDYEHFANVPPTALVKITHSIFNVNDGVNGNNTQKKKLVSKIASFQQFIPHDYDASDHGTSSFPVAAVHRIGILDIRILNTDRHAGNLLVRKLGSFDQVDLIPIDHGLCLPEALEDPYFEWIHWPQASIPFSEDELSYIAKLDPAQDCDMLRAELPMIREACLRVLVLCTIFLKEAAAFGLCLAEIGEMMTREFRSGEEEPSELEVVCLEARKMLVEREELSPSPRTDLGEDYFQFDIDCDEAGSDFNPKMAMDDPLTRSPKPIFGNGYARSPLSKLDESIEEGEEGSDGEYPEGPANPTHDGNIPPVSKLSVSLKNTMLSEASQKNQTYFGGKSDTDAYFANTSSGHRSANEQLPASISFVKLVDMTEDEWTMFLEKFVDLLYPAFARRKSITLGQRQRQRLGTSCQF; encoded by the coding sequence ATGTCTAGTAAATTGGACAGCCCAATTCAAACCCAGATGGCTGTGGCAGTGATGAGGAGCCCTTTAAGCACGGAGTACCGTGGGGGGAACAAGAGCATTGAAGGAGAGAAGCAACCTGCTGGGAGGAGAAGGGTTTTTGTGCAAACCGATACCGGGTGTGTCCTGAGCATGGAATTGGATCGAGGTGACAATGCACATACTGTGAAGAGGAGGCTGCAGGTTGCCCTTAATGTGCCTACTGAACAGAGCTCACTAACATTTGGGGATTTGGTCTTGAAGAACGACCTTAGTGCTGTACGGAAAGATTCGCCCCTTCTTCTCACAAGGAATCTTATTCATAGGAGCTCATCCACACCGTGCTTGTCACCTACCGGACGTGATATGCAGCAAAGGGACAAGAGTGGGATTATTGAGATATTGGGGCAGTCAAATCACCTTAATAGGATGAAAGATATGGTCAAAGACATTGTGAAGGCAATTAAGATGGGGGCAGATCCAATTCCTGTTCATAGTGGGCTTGGGGGTGCTTACTATTTCCTGAATAGCCGTGGTGAGAATGCAGCAATTGTGAAACCAACTGATGAGGAGCCTTTTGCCCCAAACAATCCGAAAGGTTTTGTTGGTAAAGCTCTCGGACAACCAGGTCTGAAGCGCTCGGTTCGGGTGGGGGAAACAGGGTTCAGGGAGGTTGCTGCTTATCTTCTTGACTATGAACATTTTGCAAATGTGCCTCCCACTGCCTTGGTGAAGATAACTCACTCAATTTTTAACGTCAATGACGGGGTCAATGGGAACAACACCCAAAAGAAAAAGCTGGTTAGCAAGATTGCCTCTTTCCAGCAGTTCATACCTCATGACTATGATGCAAGCGACCACGGGACATCAAGCTTCCCAGTTGCTGCTGTGCACCGTATAGGGATATTAGACATTAGGATTCTTAACACAGATAGGCATGCTGGCAATTTGTTAGTTAGAAAGCTTGGGAGTTTTGATCAAGTAGATTTAATTCCCATTGATCATGGTCTTTGCCTACCAGAAGCTTTGGAGGATCCTTATTTTGAATGGATTCATTGGCCTCAGGCTTCAATTCCTTTCTCTGAGGACGAACTTTCTTACATTGCGAAGCTGGATCCTGCTCAAGATTGTGACATGTTACGTGCTGAACTTCCCATGATCCGAGAAGCGTGTCTTCGGGTCTTAGTACTCTGCACCATTTTCCTCAAGGAAGCAGCTGCTTTTGGTCTGTGTCTTGCTGAAATTGGTGAGATGATGACTAGGGAATTTCGCAGTGGTGAGGAGGAACCCAGCGAGTTGGAGGTTGTTTGTTTGGAGGCAAGGAAGATGCTGGTGGAGAGGGAAGAACTGTCTCCCTCCCCGAGGACTGACTTGGGAGAAGACTACTTCCAGTTTGATATAGACTGTGATGAAGCTGGGTCTGATTTCAATCCAAAGATGGCCATGGATGATCCTTTAACAAGATCACCTAAACCCATTTTTGGAAATGGGTATGCCCGCAGCCCCCTCTCGAAATTGGATGAGAGCATTGAAGAGGGAGAAGAGGGCAGTGATGGCGAATATCCTGAAGGTCCTGCCAATCCTACCCATGACGGAAATATCCCACCCGTTTCAAAACTTTCTGTGTCACTGAAGAACACCATGCTAAGCGAGGCAAGCCAGAAAAATCAGACATACTTTGGAGGGAAATCCGATACTGATGCCTATTTTGCAAATACATCATCTGGTCATAGGAGTGCCAATGAGCAGCTTCCTGCAAGCATAAGCTTTGTGAAGTTGGTTGATATGACTGAGGATGAATGGACTATGTTTCTGGAGAAGTTTGTAGATCTGCTGTATCCGGCATTTGCGAGGAGGAAATCCATAACCTTAGGTCAAAGACAGAGGCAGAGGCTTGGTACGTCGTGCCAGTTTTGA